A part of Micromonospora chersina genomic DNA contains:
- a CDS encoding Lrp/AsnC family transcriptional regulator — MDAIDLSLVELLRGNARLSYAELARQVGLSAPAVHERVGKLESGGVIRAYRAEVEPEAIGLGVTALIGIVEDSTADTDDVLEAFRHMPEIESCYFMAGVESFLLKARVGTIAELEQLIVRLNRTPGVASTRTGIALSTKWENRPQPLQPAAS, encoded by the coding sequence GTGGACGCGATCGACCTGAGCCTCGTGGAGCTGTTGCGGGGCAACGCCCGCCTGTCGTACGCCGAGCTGGCCCGCCAGGTGGGCCTCTCCGCCCCGGCCGTGCACGAGCGGGTCGGCAAACTGGAGTCGGGCGGCGTCATCCGGGCGTACCGGGCCGAGGTGGAGCCGGAGGCCATCGGGCTCGGGGTCACGGCGCTGATCGGGATCGTGGAGGACTCGACCGCGGACACCGACGACGTGCTGGAGGCGTTCCGGCACATGCCCGAGATCGAGTCCTGCTACTTCATGGCGGGCGTCGAGTCCTTCCTGCTCAAGGCCCGGGTGGGCACCATCGCCGAGCTGGAGCAGTTAATCGTCCGGCTGAACCGCACACCCGGGGTGGCCTCCACCCGCACCGGCATCGCGCTGTCGACCAAGTGGGAGAACCGCCCCCAGCCGCTCCAGCCCGCCGCCTCCTGA
- a CDS encoding DEAD/DEAH box helicase: MTTFAASGTSPSADPTIDTPDFAALGLPRQLVEALARQGITAPFEIQRATLPDALAGRDVLGRGQTGSGKTLAFGLPVIARLADRNRARPLHPRALVLVPTRELAMQVNDALVPLGKSVGIFVKTAVGGVPYDRQIDALRRGVEIVVATPGRLGDLIERGVCNLDDVEITVLDEADQMADMGFLPEVTELLAKTPADAQRLLFSATLDNDVDSLVKRFMTDPVTHSTAPATAAVSTMDHHLLLIPPHDKFAVAASIAARDGRTMLFARTQLGVDRLVEQLAAVGVRAGGLHGGKTQRMRTRTLAEFREGRMNVLVATDVAARGIHVDGVTLVLHVDPPKDPKDYLHRAGRTARAGESGAVATLVLPKQRRTTLAMLEKAGVEPAETRVRAGDAALVELTGAREPSGVPVRDEPEPRRGGPRRFGDRDGRGERRFGDRPRSFDRGDHRDGDRRFGDRPTGRGFDRGDRREDDRPAGGRGYDRGAGERRFDRDDRGFGERRPAERGGFDRDGHGDRRFGDRRFGGRDERGSGRPWGDRDSADRAGRDQHRPTGAGRGFDRDARGDRRPDDRPTGGRTYGDRDGGRAYGDRPTGGRGYGDRDGARGHGGRFEDRPQGERRFGDRDGRGDRRFGERGEFRPAERRGGFRPEARGRDDRPRDDRRGFGGRPPARTH, encoded by the coding sequence TTGACCACGTTCGCTGCCTCCGGCACGTCCCCGTCCGCCGACCCCACCATCGACACCCCTGACTTCGCCGCGCTCGGCCTGCCCCGGCAGCTGGTCGAGGCGCTCGCCCGGCAGGGCATCACCGCCCCGTTCGAGATCCAGCGGGCCACCCTGCCCGACGCCCTCGCCGGCCGCGACGTGCTCGGCCGGGGGCAGACCGGCTCGGGCAAGACCCTGGCCTTCGGCCTGCCGGTGATCGCCCGGCTCGCCGACCGCAACCGGGCCCGGCCGCTGCACCCCCGCGCCCTGGTCCTGGTGCCCACCCGCGAGCTGGCCATGCAGGTCAACGACGCGCTCGTGCCGCTCGGCAAGTCGGTCGGCATCTTCGTGAAGACCGCCGTCGGCGGCGTCCCGTACGACCGGCAGATCGACGCGCTGCGCCGCGGCGTGGAGATCGTGGTGGCCACGCCGGGGCGGCTCGGGGACCTGATCGAGCGGGGCGTGTGCAACCTCGACGACGTCGAGATCACCGTGCTCGACGAGGCCGACCAGATGGCCGACATGGGCTTCCTGCCCGAGGTCACCGAGCTGCTGGCGAAGACCCCGGCGGACGCCCAGCGGCTGCTCTTCTCGGCCACTCTGGACAACGACGTCGACTCGCTTGTCAAGCGGTTCATGACCGACCCGGTCACGCACTCGACCGCGCCGGCGACCGCCGCCGTGTCCACCATGGACCACCACCTGCTGCTGATCCCGCCGCACGACAAGTTCGCCGTGGCGGCGTCCATCGCGGCCCGCGACGGACGCACCATGCTCTTCGCGCGTACCCAGCTCGGCGTCGACCGGCTGGTCGAGCAGCTCGCGGCCGTGGGCGTACGGGCCGGCGGCCTGCACGGCGGCAAGACCCAGCGGATGCGCACCCGGACCCTGGCCGAGTTCCGCGAGGGCCGGATGAACGTGCTGGTCGCCACCGACGTGGCGGCCCGGGGCATCCACGTCGACGGCGTGACGCTGGTGCTGCACGTGGACCCGCCGAAGGACCCGAAGGACTACCTGCACCGGGCGGGTCGCACCGCGCGGGCCGGGGAGTCGGGGGCGGTGGCGACCCTGGTGCTGCCGAAGCAGCGCCGGACCACGCTGGCCATGCTGGAGAAGGCGGGCGTCGAGCCGGCCGAGACGCGCGTCCGCGCCGGCGACGCCGCGCTCGTCGAGCTGACGGGCGCCCGCGAGCCCAGCGGCGTGCCGGTCCGGGACGAGCCGGAGCCGCGCCGGGGCGGCCCGCGCCGCTTCGGCGACCGGGACGGGCGTGGCGAGCGCCGCTTCGGCGACCGGCCGCGGAGCTTCGACCGGGGCGACCACCGCGACGGCGACCGCCGCTTCGGCGACCGGCCGACGGGGCGGGGCTTCGACCGCGGTGACCGCCGCGAGGACGACCGCCCGGCCGGCGGCCGCGGCTACGACCGGGGTGCCGGCGAGCGGCGCTTCGACCGCGACGACCGGGGCTTCGGCGAGCGACGCCCCGCGGAGCGGGGCGGCTTCGACCGCGACGGGCACGGCGACCGGCGCTTCGGCGACCGGCGCTTCGGTGGCCGCGACGAGCGCGGCTCGGGCCGCCCCTGGGGTGACCGCGACTCCGCCGACCGGGCCGGGCGCGACCAGCACCGGCCGACCGGCGCGGGTCGCGGCTTCGACCGGGACGCCCGCGGCGACCGGCGGCCCGACGACCGCCCCACCGGCGGCCGGACCTACGGCGACCGGGACGGCGGGCGCGCCTACGGCGACCGGCCCACCGGCGGCCGCGGCTACGGCGACCGGGACGGCGCGCGCGGCCACGGCGGACGCTTCGAGGACCGCCCGCAGGGCGAGCGGCGTTTCGGCGACCGCGACGGCCGTGGCGACCGGCGCTTCGGCGAGCGGGGCGAGTTCCGTCCGGCCGAGCGCCGGGGCGGTTTCCGGCCGGAGGCGCGGGGTCGGGACGACCGGCCGCGCGACGACCGGCGGGGCTTCGGCGGTCGCCCGCCGGCCCGCACCCACTGA
- a CDS encoding SDR family NAD(P)-dependent oxidoreductase encodes MTTPGRGAAVVTGAAGGLGRAIAAALHADGWRVLLTDVDAEAVAGAAAPLGGWSRTLDVRDEAACAAVAAEAAGAPGGLGLWVNNAGILATGPSWAHDAATRRRLLEVNALGAMNGTHAALTVMRAQAHGHVLNVVSLAGLIAAPGETVYAASKHALLAYSLGTLSDLRMAGVRGVHVSCLCPDGIWTPMLHDKLDDPGALASFTGSLLTPERVAARAVRLARRPRPVVSLPRWRGAQVRLLDAFPRLALALTPVVRAAGRAGQRRQARRARPDASPPRL; translated from the coding sequence ATGACGACTCCAGGGCGGGGCGCGGCAGTGGTGACCGGGGCGGCCGGCGGGCTGGGCCGGGCCATCGCCGCCGCGCTGCACGCCGACGGTTGGCGGGTGCTGCTCACCGATGTGGACGCCGAGGCCGTGGCCGGCGCGGCGGCGCCGCTCGGCGGCTGGTCCCGCACGCTCGACGTCCGCGACGAGGCGGCGTGCGCGGCCGTGGCCGCCGAGGCGGCCGGGGCGCCCGGCGGTCTCGGGCTCTGGGTCAACAACGCCGGCATCCTGGCCACCGGGCCGTCCTGGGCGCACGACGCGGCGACCCGGCGCCGGCTGCTCGAGGTGAACGCGCTGGGCGCCATGAACGGCACCCACGCCGCCCTCACGGTGATGCGGGCGCAGGCCCACGGGCACGTGCTCAACGTCGTCTCGCTCGCCGGGCTGATCGCCGCCCCCGGCGAGACCGTCTACGCGGCAAGCAAGCACGCCCTGCTGGCGTACAGCCTCGGCACCCTGTCCGACCTGCGGATGGCCGGCGTCCGGGGCGTACACGTGTCGTGCCTGTGCCCGGACGGGATCTGGACGCCGATGCTGCACGACAAGCTCGACGACCCCGGGGCCCTGGCCTCCTTCACCGGGTCGCTGCTGACGCCCGAGCGGGTCGCCGCCCGGGCCGTGCGGCTGGCCCGGCGGCCCCGGCCGGTGGTCAGCCTGCCCCGCTGGCGCGGCGCCCAGGTGCGGCTCCTGGACGCCTTCCCCCGGCTCGCCCTGGCCCTCACCCCGGTGGTCCGGGCCGCCGGCCGGGCCGGCCAGCGCCGGCAGGCACGCCGGGCCCGTCCCGACGCGAGCCCACCTCGCTTGTAA
- a CDS encoding UbiX family flavin prenyltransferase, translating to MREPWVVGVSGASGTPYAAAVVRGLLDAGQAVDLIVSRAARLTILDETGKPFRDGHWAEDLAAWLGRDLAGADLRHWPAGDLAAGPSSGSYRVRGMAVVPASTAACAGIAIGLSKDLLQRAAEVNLKERRPVVVVPRETPVTRSHLEHLIALHDAGAVVLPASPGFYGAGAAATAEQLVDFVAGKVLDGLGVPHTLFRRWSGELAAARRDADRT from the coding sequence ATGCGCGAACCATGGGTGGTCGGCGTCTCCGGTGCCTCCGGCACGCCGTACGCGGCCGCTGTCGTCCGGGGCCTGCTCGACGCCGGCCAGGCGGTGGACCTGATCGTCTCCCGGGCCGCCCGGCTGACCATCCTCGACGAGACCGGGAAGCCGTTCCGCGACGGGCACTGGGCCGAGGACCTGGCCGCCTGGCTGGGCCGCGACCTCGCCGGCGCGGACCTGCGGCACTGGCCGGCCGGTGACCTGGCCGCCGGCCCCAGCAGCGGCTCCTACCGGGTACGCGGCATGGCCGTCGTCCCGGCCAGCACGGCGGCCTGCGCCGGCATCGCCATCGGGCTCTCCAAGGACCTGTTGCAGCGCGCCGCCGAGGTGAACCTCAAGGAGCGCCGGCCCGTGGTGGTGGTCCCCCGGGAGACGCCGGTGACCCGCAGCCACCTGGAGCACCTCATCGCGCTGCACGACGCCGGCGCCGTGGTGCTGCCGGCCAGCCCCGGCTTCTACGGTGCCGGGGCGGCGGCCACCGCCGAGCAGTTGGTCGACTTCGTGGCCGGAAAGGTGCTGGACGGGCTCGGCGTGCCGCACACGCTGTTCCGCCGCTGGTCCGGTGAGCTGGCCGCCGCCAGGCGGGACGCGGACCGGACCTGA
- a CDS encoding DUF4229 domain-containing protein produces the protein MSAAVKYTLGRIGLFVGVLAALWFVEMNMFLRLMLALVFSAALSFFLLRGWRDEMAGEMAEASERRRAEKDRLRSALAGDDQGERTDERREG, from the coding sequence GTGAGCGCGGCGGTCAAGTACACGCTGGGCCGGATCGGGCTGTTCGTCGGCGTGCTGGCGGCCCTCTGGTTCGTCGAGATGAACATGTTCCTGCGGCTGATGCTGGCGCTGGTCTTCTCCGCCGCGCTGTCGTTCTTCCTGCTCCGTGGCTGGCGGGACGAGATGGCCGGCGAGATGGCCGAGGCGTCGGAGCGGCGCCGCGCCGAGAAGGACCGGCTGCGCTCCGCGCTGGCCGGGGACGACCAGGGCGAGCGCACCGACGAGCGCCGCGAGGGCTGA
- a CDS encoding C40 family peptidase — protein MVDSTQGRRRRSRNPVISPVLRPALWSALLGAVAAAALATPAWADPLPDTIPDSGSRPRVAGALQLPTVPGAVPGVPGTVPGLPGTVAGGRTPGLPGATPGVANPADGPLIAQITQVDAQVAQLGDTLLTIKGERDTAQADLALAATRLKEAQDALVRAQENAKAAAADAVKADAALPPGEFGANLRELANLQRITRGDKAEGATTAVTGELARATAAERVAREAHASAERRVAEKTAQYTRVETDLHKQEAALLKLRRDNAARLLEIERREDAAEQQLGSPYVVNQSVSGLVADPKALAAVRYALAQLGDPYLWAAEGPDRFDCSGLMLASYQAAGYQGLPRVSRDQYYATRSRTVDPNALLPGDLLFFASGSSWTSIHHVAMYIGNGKMVEAPRTGDVVKISVVRWSRLYAATRVIGAVPAPATPAPVPTPTRSTTPPTPSATPKPTRTATPKPTRTATPKPTPSTSSPTPTPSTSPSTTTPPPTTPPPSPTESPTSTPSSTEGAGSVEPSTSSVAPASSAAESTSVSPSATD, from the coding sequence ATGGTCGACAGCACGCAGGGCCGACGCCGACGAAGCCGGAATCCGGTGATCTCGCCGGTGCTCCGCCCGGCGCTCTGGTCCGCTCTGCTCGGGGCGGTCGCGGCCGCGGCGCTGGCCACGCCGGCCTGGGCCGACCCGCTGCCCGACACCATTCCCGACTCCGGCTCCCGCCCCCGGGTCGCCGGCGCCCTTCAGCTGCCCACCGTGCCCGGCGCCGTCCCCGGCGTCCCCGGCACCGTCCCCGGCCTGCCCGGCACCGTGGCCGGCGGGCGCACCCCGGGCCTCCCCGGCGCCACGCCCGGCGTGGCCAACCCGGCCGACGGCCCGCTGATCGCCCAGATCACCCAGGTCGACGCGCAGGTCGCCCAGCTCGGCGACACCCTGCTCACGATCAAGGGCGAGCGGGACACCGCGCAGGCGGACCTGGCCCTCGCCGCCACCCGGCTCAAGGAGGCCCAGGACGCGCTCGTCCGGGCCCAGGAGAACGCGAAGGCCGCCGCCGCCGACGCGGTCAAGGCCGACGCCGCGCTGCCGCCCGGCGAGTTCGGGGCCAACCTGCGCGAACTCGCCAACCTCCAGCGGATCACCCGCGGCGACAAGGCCGAGGGCGCCACCACGGCGGTGACCGGCGAACTGGCCCGGGCCACCGCCGCCGAGCGGGTCGCCCGGGAGGCGCACGCCTCGGCCGAGCGGCGCGTCGCCGAGAAGACCGCGCAGTACACCCGGGTCGAGACCGATCTGCACAAGCAGGAAGCGGCGCTGCTCAAGCTCCGCCGGGACAACGCCGCGCGGCTGCTGGAGATCGAACGCCGCGAGGACGCCGCCGAGCAGCAGCTCGGCAGCCCGTACGTCGTCAACCAGAGCGTCAGCGGGTTGGTCGCCGACCCGAAGGCCCTGGCCGCGGTGCGGTACGCCCTCGCCCAGCTCGGCGACCCCTACCTCTGGGCGGCCGAGGGGCCGGACCGGTTCGACTGTTCCGGCCTGATGCTCGCCTCCTACCAGGCGGCCGGCTACCAGGGGCTGCCCCGGGTCTCCCGGGACCAGTACTACGCCACCCGCTCCCGCACCGTCGATCCCAACGCGCTTCTCCCCGGCGACCTGCTCTTCTTCGCCTCGGGCAGCAGTTGGACGAGCATCCACCACGTCGCCATGTACATCGGCAACGGCAAGATGGTCGAGGCGCCGCGCACCGGCGACGTCGTGAAGATCTCGGTGGTCCGGTGGTCCCGGCTCTACGCGGCCACCCGGGTGATCGGCGCGGTCCCCGCCCCGGCCACCCCGGCGCCGGTCCCCACACCGACCCGGTCGACCACCCCGCCGACGCCCAGCGCGACGCCGAAGCCCACCAGGACGGCCACGCCCAAGCCCACGAGGACGGCCACGCCGAAGCCGACGCCGAGCACGTCGAGCCCGACGCCCACCCCGTCGACCTCGCCGAGCACCACCACGCCGCCGCCGACGACGCCACCGCCGAGCCCGACCGAGTCGCCGACCTCGACGCCGAGCAGCACCGAGGGAGCCGGGAGCGTCGAGCCGAGCACCAGCTCTGTCGCTCCGGCGAGCAGCGCGGCCGAGAGCACCTCCGTCAGCCCGAGCGCCACCGACTGA
- a CDS encoding putative glycolipid-binding domain-containing protein, with protein sequence MPKSLFWSRTDTAGSEHVLLDDRQGLAAQGVALAVDPIPYTCRYQLTVGTDWSTSRLEVAAEGAGWSRSVRLERTGDGWRVRTGEEGDLDAALRAAGHPPAGLPGTDDPDRLAEALDVDLGGSPLTNTLPVRRLDLKRAPADQARTVTVAWVLLPSLAVLPAEQVYTSLGPGRVRYASGSFSADLDVDPEGFVVRYPGLAERIDPR encoded by the coding sequence ATGCCGAAGTCGCTCTTCTGGTCCCGGACCGACACCGCCGGCTCCGAGCACGTCCTGCTCGACGATCGGCAGGGGCTCGCCGCGCAGGGCGTGGCGCTGGCCGTCGACCCGATCCCGTACACCTGCCGCTACCAGTTGACAGTGGGCACGGACTGGTCGACCAGCCGCCTGGAGGTCGCCGCGGAGGGCGCGGGCTGGTCGCGGAGCGTACGCCTGGAGCGCACCGGGGACGGGTGGCGGGTGCGCACCGGCGAGGAGGGTGACCTGGACGCGGCGCTGCGCGCGGCCGGGCATCCGCCGGCCGGGCTGCCGGGCACCGACGACCCGGACCGGTTGGCCGAGGCGCTCGACGTCGACCTGGGCGGCTCGCCGCTGACCAACACCCTGCCGGTGCGCCGGCTCGACCTGAAGCGGGCTCCCGCCGACCAGGCGCGGACCGTCACCGTCGCCTGGGTGCTGCTGCCCAGCCTGGCGGTGCTCCCCGCCGAGCAGGTCTACACCTCGCTCGGCCCGGGCCGGGTCCGCTACGCCAGCGGCTCGTTCTCGGCCGACCTGGACGTGGACCCGGAGGGCTTCGTGGTGCGCTACCCGGGGCTGGCCGAGCGGATCGACCCGCGCTGA
- a CDS encoding BldC family transcriptional regulator, with protein sequence MDTGDRLLTPGEVAALFRVDPKTVTRWAAAGRIGSIRTPGGHRRFRESEVRALLEGEGMLDEAEDMGKARNMGPTASTGPGPANAGMY encoded by the coding sequence GTGGACACTGGAGATCGCCTGCTGACACCGGGTGAGGTCGCCGCGCTGTTTCGGGTTGACCCGAAGACCGTGACCAGATGGGCAGCGGCCGGCCGGATCGGCAGCATCCGGACTCCAGGCGGGCATCGCCGGTTTCGGGAATCCGAGGTGCGGGCCCTGCTTGAGGGGGAGGGCATGCTGGACGAGGCGGAGGACATGGGCAAGGCGCGCAACATGGGCCCGACCGCCTCGACCGGCCCGGGGCCGGCGAACGCCGGAATGTACTGA
- a CDS encoding PLP-dependent cysteine synthase family protein gives MTHLDRCDEASRSWVTEAIATVEADANRSADTHLLPFPLPREWGIDLYLKDESVHPTGSLKHRLARSLFLYGLCNGWIGPDTTIVEASSGSTAVSEAYFARMLGLPFIAVMPASTSPEKIAQIEFQGGRCHLVQDPAKVVIEARWLAEDSGGHYMDQFTYAERATDWRGNNNIAESIYAQLALERHPVPAWIVVGAGTGGTSATIGRYARYRRLPTKLCVVDPENSAFYPAWQAGDWSVRTDKGSRIEGIGRPCVEASFLPSVVDRMTQVPDAASLAAMRAGSAVLGRRVGGSTGTNLWGAFGLIAELLAAGRTGSVVTLICDPGDRYAHTYYDDGWVAGQGLDLAPHLATIDRFLATGAWPA, from the coding sequence GTGACTCATCTCGACCGGTGTGACGAGGCCAGCCGGAGCTGGGTGACCGAGGCGATCGCCACGGTCGAGGCGGACGCCAACCGCTCCGCCGACACCCACCTCCTGCCCTTCCCGCTGCCCCGGGAGTGGGGCATCGACCTCTACCTCAAGGACGAGTCGGTGCACCCCACCGGCTCGCTCAAGCACCGGCTGGCCCGCTCGCTTTTCCTCTACGGGCTCTGCAACGGCTGGATCGGCCCGGACACCACGATCGTCGAGGCGTCGTCCGGGTCGACAGCGGTCTCCGAGGCGTATTTCGCCCGGATGCTCGGGCTGCCGTTCATCGCCGTCATGCCCGCCTCCACCTCGCCCGAGAAGATCGCCCAGATCGAGTTCCAGGGCGGCCGCTGCCACCTGGTGCAGGACCCCGCCAAGGTGGTCATCGAGGCGCGCTGGCTCGCCGAGGACAGCGGCGGGCACTACATGGACCAGTTCACCTACGCCGAGCGGGCCACCGACTGGCGGGGCAACAACAACATCGCCGAGTCGATCTACGCGCAGCTCGCCCTGGAGCGGCACCCCGTGCCCGCCTGGATCGTGGTGGGCGCCGGCACCGGCGGCACCAGCGCCACCATCGGCCGGTACGCCCGCTACCGCCGGCTGCCCACCAAGCTCTGCGTCGTCGACCCGGAGAACTCCGCGTTCTACCCCGCCTGGCAGGCCGGCGACTGGTCCGTCCGCACCGACAAGGGCTCCCGGATCGAGGGGATCGGCCGGCCCTGCGTCGAGGCGTCCTTCCTGCCCAGCGTCGTCGACCGGATGACGCAGGTGCCGGACGCCGCGTCGCTGGCCGCCATGCGGGCCGGCTCGGCGGTGCTCGGCCGCCGCGTCGGCGGCTCCACCGGCACCAACCTCTGGGGCGCGTTCGGGCTCATCGCCGAACTGCTCGCCGCCGGCCGGACCGGCTCGGTGGTCACCCTCATCTGCGACCCCGGCGACCGCTACGCGCACACCTACTACGACGACGGGTGGGTGGCCGGGCAGGGCCTCGATCTCGCCCCGCACCTGGCCACCATCGACCGCTTCCTGGCCACCGGCGCCTGGCCGGCCTGA
- the mqnE gene encoding aminofutalosine synthase MqnE: MDAGLKRELEAKVYAGERLTREDGVALYESDDLAWLGRLAHHKRTEMNGDRVMFNVNRHLNLTNVCSASCAYCSFQRKPGEKDAYTMRIDEAVRKAKEMEDEQLTELHIVNGLHPTLPWRYYPKVLRELKAALPKVNLKAFTATEVQWFEKISGLSADEILDELMDAGLESLTGGGAEIFDWEVRQHIVDHACHWEDWSRIHRLAHSKGMKTPSTMLYGHIEEPRHRVDHVLRLRELQDETGGFQVFIPLRYQHDFVDSADGKVRNRIQAQTTMASPAESLKTFAVSRLLFDNVPHVKCFWVMHGLSVAQLSLNFGVDDLDGSVVEYKITHDADSYGTPNTMHREDLLNLIWDAGFRPVERNTRYEIVREYDAAPSLAERRAEPQQVWA, from the coding sequence ATGGACGCTGGACTCAAGCGCGAGCTCGAAGCGAAGGTCTACGCGGGGGAGCGGCTGACCCGCGAGGACGGGGTGGCCCTCTACGAGAGCGACGACCTCGCCTGGCTGGGGCGGCTGGCGCACCACAAGCGCACCGAGATGAACGGCGACCGGGTGATGTTCAACGTCAACCGGCACCTCAACCTGACGAACGTCTGCTCCGCCTCGTGCGCGTACTGCTCGTTCCAGCGCAAGCCGGGCGAGAAGGACGCCTACACGATGCGCATCGACGAGGCGGTCCGCAAGGCCAAGGAGATGGAGGACGAGCAGCTCACCGAGCTGCACATCGTCAACGGCCTGCACCCCACCCTGCCGTGGCGCTACTACCCGAAGGTGCTCCGGGAGCTGAAGGCGGCGCTGCCGAAGGTCAACCTGAAGGCGTTCACCGCGACCGAGGTGCAGTGGTTCGAGAAGATCAGCGGCCTGAGCGCCGACGAGATCCTCGACGAGCTGATGGACGCCGGCCTGGAGTCGCTGACCGGCGGTGGCGCGGAGATCTTCGACTGGGAGGTCCGGCAGCACATCGTCGACCACGCCTGCCACTGGGAGGACTGGTCGCGGATCCACCGGCTGGCCCACTCGAAGGGCATGAAGACCCCGTCGACGATGCTCTACGGCCACATCGAGGAGCCCCGGCACCGGGTCGACCACGTGCTGCGGCTGCGCGAGCTTCAGGACGAGACCGGGGGCTTCCAGGTCTTCATCCCGCTGCGCTACCAGCACGACTTCGTCGACTCGGCGGACGGCAAGGTCCGTAACCGGATCCAGGCCCAGACCACGATGGCCTCGCCGGCCGAGTCGCTCAAGACGTTCGCCGTCTCCCGGCTGCTCTTCGACAACGTGCCGCACGTGAAGTGCTTCTGGGTGATGCACGGTCTCTCGGTGGCCCAGCTCTCGCTGAACTTCGGCGTCGACGACCTGGACGGCTCGGTCGTGGAATACAAGATCACCCACGACGCCGACTCGTACGGCACGCCGAACACGATGCACCGCGAGGACTTGCTGAACCTCATCTGGGACGCCGGCTTCCGCCCGGTCGAGCGGAACACCCGCTACGAGATCGTCCGCGAGTACGACGCGGCCCCGTCGCTGGCCGAGCGCCGCGCCGAGCCGCAGCAGGTCTGGGCCTGA
- a CDS encoding terpene synthase family protein, protein MTAAVLRELRSECPIPSRLSPHADAVQVWLVGQLDRLGLPLDPVMRERLARAGFARYAGRLYPDASEPDLRSLAALFTWFFLVDDACEGPGRLAPAQIRALRDGALALLREGPRARHPGFSGPLRRLLVQAWREPRRRMPARWRLRFADAVADHLDGAWREAVATVAGRPPGVAEYVQLRRATSAAYVSYPLIEFAAGRPLPDAVYHHPALRRLADLANDLLSWYNDLASLERDRATAGGHNLVLAVAAERGVPVPAAVDLVAARWRAEMTRFMALRAAVPSFGPALDESVTAHLDGLANAVRGTVDWTLESARYPVAG, encoded by the coding sequence ATGACGGCGGCGGTGCTGCGGGAGTTGCGGTCCGAGTGCCCGATCCCGTCGCGGCTGTCGCCGCACGCCGACGCGGTGCAGGTGTGGCTGGTCGGCCAGCTCGACCGGCTCGGCCTGCCGCTGGACCCGGTCATGCGGGAGCGGCTGGCCCGAGCCGGTTTCGCCCGTTACGCCGGCCGCCTCTATCCGGACGCCAGCGAGCCCGACCTGCGGTCGCTGGCCGCACTGTTCACCTGGTTCTTCCTGGTGGACGACGCCTGTGAGGGGCCGGGCCGGCTGGCCCCGGCGCAGATCCGGGCGCTGCGCGACGGGGCGCTGGCCCTGCTCCGCGAGGGCCCCCGGGCGCGCCATCCCGGCTTCTCCGGCCCGCTGCGCCGGCTGCTGGTCCAGGCGTGGCGGGAGCCCCGGCGCCGGATGCCGGCCCGCTGGCGGCTGCGCTTCGCCGACGCCGTGGCCGACCACCTGGACGGCGCCTGGCGGGAGGCGGTCGCCACCGTCGCCGGGCGGCCACCGGGCGTCGCCGAGTACGTGCAGCTGCGCCGGGCCACCTCGGCGGCGTACGTGTCGTACCCCCTGATCGAGTTCGCGGCCGGGCGGCCGCTGCCCGACGCGGTCTACCACCATCCCGCGCTGCGCCGCCTCGCCGACCTCGCCAACGACCTGCTCTCCTGGTACAACGACCTGGCCTCGCTGGAGCGCGACCGGGCCACGGCCGGGGGGCACAACCTGGTGCTGGCGGTGGCCGCCGAGCGGGGCGTGCCGGTGCCGGCCGCGGTGGACCTGGTGGCCGCGCGCTGGCGCGCGGAGATGACCCGCTTCATGGCGCTGCGCGCCGCGGTGCCGTCGTTCGGCCCGGCGCTGGACGAGTCGGTCACCGCCCACCTCGACGGGCTGGCCAACGCGGTCCGCGGCACTGTCGACTGGACGCTGGAGAGCGCCCGCTACCCGGTGGCCGGGTGA